ACAGACAAGCTCTTAATTTCCTTTGGGTTCACTACACTTCAAATAACCTCTAGTAAAATCACAGCAGTATGAAGACAGCTTAAGACTGTAATTTATCCCAAGTACACAGCTCAGATATCCATGTCACTGAATGGATATGCAGACACAAAAGGATGTACACAAGTTATTGAGAGCACCATGTAGTTATAGCCCCATCATTACCTGTCCGTAGTTTCTCACTCCTGTCTTCAGATCGTTTTAGCTTCCCTGGTGCACATGTTCCAGGTAGTCTCCTGGTGAAAATGGAGGAATATCCAGGAGTTCCTGCCCGTAAAAACCCACATGCAAAGTCCACTTCCTGAAGTGGCATAAAACGGGCAAAAGACCCAGCCCCTTGAGAGATGTTGCGCACTGCAATCCTACCCTTATCGCAGGGAGGCGAATCAAATCGCAGGATTTTCCCTGGACTCCTGGAACGACGAGTGGAATCGAGCAGTGGGCGTGGCTGTGGACCAAAGGTCTGGGAATCGCAGGTGTATCGTGTCAAATCAGGCACACCCATCACGCTCCAGAGGCAATGTTTATGACCAGGACTGCTACTGCACCCCTGCACTCCCAGCCCTGAGTCAAGCGGTTTACGGTGGTGATCAATACTATTGTGCAAGTTCATCATGTTGCCGTCATGGCAGTAAATGCctgtaaacattttttgtacTTGAACGACccaccaaaaacaaacacaccttAAACACGCTTTCAAGTTTCATGACCAGCCTTTGACCTTTCGCTTTGTGGTCTTTCACTCCGGAATAACAGTTGCATTCCATCATTATCTTATTTAATAGTAATTTATTTGATGGCTGGAATAGttcaattttaattaaaattatcaATAAAACCATGAAAATCGGAATAATTAATCGAAATAATTTCACCACATACAATCACTTTAAAGAGCATCGGGCTCACAGACACTAGAGAGATTACACCGATACCAGGAACCAGTACTAGAATGGTGTCAACGTCCAAACAAAACTTTATTTGATTTCAAGCAATGTGAAACCGTTCAAATTACAAAGACAAAGTTAGCCCATCTTTAAGAGGAAACAGTTTATTTATAATGAGGTGTGAACTTCAGAGGGTCTTCGCTGAAGACTGCATTATGTTAGACAGTGGCCTTCGCCTGAGTGGCCTTAGCCAGGAGCTTCAGGTCTGCGATGCACTTGGCGATGCTCTCCTTCTCCTGGAAGACAAGCAAAACGGCAGTCCTCAGTCATTGTAACCAAAGAACTAATTAGTCTTAAAAAGCCCAGTTTTCTTGTCTGAGCTTTTCATAGCATCttggagctttcgatttgtgttccatactgatccaacgacaaccatttacattttggtaGAAGTATACATATTTTAGAGTCAGTGACGCTTTTCCCAAGGTGTCTGTAAAACGACGTGTTTGCACATAATAATCGGATGACGTTGCAGAGTCTAATGTACAGAGAGCTGACCTTTGGGCTCTgaggcagggttagggactttaCAAGAAACCTGTCCCTGCTCTTTGTGAACCGTTTCAGGATGTTTTACATCCTACAACCTGGAAGAGAAAGCTGATGTGTGTGGGTCTTTAAGCCTTAAGAATTTAATCAGTCATTCAACCATTAACTTTTTGGTACCAAGgtactttttccattttattttattttattttatttttataccaaAAGACCATAGCTCAAACCCATGCCAGGCTGGGCAGTGTCTACCGGACCTGGCTCCACCCCAGCACTGGTTagctatttaaaatgtaaaaagagagCAGCCTTGCATACCGGAAATGCAGCTTGGACTCCCCGCAGATTTAGTGTTGCGGTTAGTGCGATTGTCCCAAATGCTGGAGACCAGGGTTCAAGGCACACCGGTTACTTTTTTTCCCCTATTTGTTTCGCTCACTTTTACAAAATATAACAACTTTCCTCAAACTCTCTCCAGGGGGTTTGAGGAAAGGCAATATTAACTGAAATGGGTCCATTGGAGCATCTCTCAGTCTAGAGCAGGtatcaccaaccctgttcctgaagatctactgtccctgtaggttttcactcccacCCTAGCacagcgcacctcattcaacagctagagcagggctgcccaaccctgttcctgaagatctactgtccctgtaggttttcactcctaCCCTAACACTCATTCAACAGCCGGAGAACTCAGTGGGCCAAATTAGTGCAACCCTACAGAATggttgatctccaggagcaAGTCTTGAAAACCCGCAGTTGTTTCTGCCTCCATTAAatgcactggcaagctattccacacattgaccatttgtgaaaaaatgcttcctaatatctgtatggAATTTCTTGGTTGCTAATTTCCATTTTGTGCCCTCTCATTCGGCTAATCAAACTCACCCGGAGAGTTGCCTATAATTCACTTCGCTAAACCCTTCAATGAATATAAAAACCTCTAATTCCCCCTAAGTcaccttttactaagcttaaagagattaagcattttAAGACTATCCTCATAactcttttatacatggaatcaatctggttgcccttctctgaaccttttccagttcACTCTGTCAATCTCTTACCTGCTGGGGAGTAATGCTGCCGATGACGCTCTTCTCCACCCAGTTGACCAGGTGCTCCTGCTGCAGGCGATGGTTCAGGTGCTGCAGGGCGATCTGGTAGTCCAGCCTCTTTTTCACCTCATTGGTCACCATGTGCAGTCGCTCCCTGTTATTGGTCTCCAGCAGCATCTGCACATTGTTCTgtacaaggggggggggggtgtttagcCAGATGAACCATGGGGTACAATGAGCCTGACaagggccctgttccacaaagcaggattatggagttagctggataactgcgtcaagtaaaacctggaagtctcccaaatctggaacctGGACTGAGCTAAAAAGAGCTGCTCTTGGtttcagcacagttatccagctgactgCGCTCTGTAAAAACCAGGAACagctcttttctttctttctttttttccccaaagctcAGTCCATGTTCTGTACAAGCCCCCAGGTTAACCTTAGAGTGAACGTTAAATAACATTCTAAGAAATTATGCTTTAGCgaagacacaaaatggaggctgggGGGCGTCTCATCCATAAGGTACTATTCACGCATTTGCCAGCTGAGGCCAGCAGCCATGCAGGCAACACACAACCGGCACCAACATCACACAGGAAAGGGAGGGTTTCGGTCTGCTGGGATGCCAGCGTATCATTATGCAATAGCGGCCTCTGTTGGTCAATCAGGCATTGCAGTGCCTACCAGTTGGTCAAAAAGTGCATACTTCACTGCTCGTGCATGCTCTCTAGAATGGTCAGAATGAACGactggccattccaaattgacaaaacaaagagaaaacgcattttaaaataaatgaaaaaaaaaaaaaagtaggatCTTGAGTATTTTGGTTGAGCCCTGGCATTTCTACCTGGCTCTCAACCTGCTACCAAATCATCCCCTGAATTAAATGGCTGCTGCGCATCACTCTGgtggtgctacacattggtggtggttgaggccctcactgtaaagcactttgagtcaCTGGCTGGTGAGAAAAGGAAGgaagttacatttacattttagtcatttggcagacgctttttttggcaggtgtgtttttagtctgcgtcgaaataggggggggggggattctgctgtcctgacagtggtaggcaagtcattccaccaagtcattccaccactgaggaaccagaacggaaaacaggcgtgaacgtgcagctcgaccgccaggtgctcgtagagagggaaccataaggcgaccagaacTGGCAAACCGGAGTGGTCTAgatggggagtagggagtgattaaggattgtacgTAAGCAGTATGTGGGGCAGTCCAAAGTTGACTCGTTGACTCGTACCCTCTTGGCATCGAAGAGCATGCCACGCCCTTCCACTCTCCACtgctccttcttctcctccgtGATGGCCTCGCTCAGACTGTTCATCGCCAAGTCCTTCACCTCCTGAGCCTTGGCCACTTTCTCCTGCAGGAGGTCACAAACACGCTCGTCAATACGAATTTCCAACATACACACGCCTCAATACGAATGTCCAACATACACACTCCTCAATACGAATGTCCAACATACACACTCCTCAATACGAATGTCCAACAAACACGCTCCTCAATACGAATGTCCAACAAACACGCTTGTCAATACAAATGTCCAACAAACACGCTCGTCAATACGAATGTCCAACATACACGCACAACAGGCATGTACCCCCCACACAGACTACCTTCAGAAGGACAAACACTCATCAACACacaatactgcacacacacacacacacacaggaagtaacactcattaatacacacacacgaggtAAAAAACTCATCAataaacaatgcacacacaagcatgcatgcatatacacacacacacacctccagcaggagcactcactcactcactcactcactcactcactcactcactcactcactcactcactcactcactcactcactcactcactcactcactcactcactcactcactcactcactcactcacccactcactcacccactcactcacccactcactcacccactcactcacccacccacccaggaGGAGGTCACTCAacacttaacacacacacatcatgcacCACATACACAAGCCTCCCGCAGTAGGGCAGGTCATTAGATAGGAGGCCACAACATGTTGCTGCAGTCATAATTCCACTGACCAATGCTAGGCACTTCCAAACCTGCAGCGGGCACCCGCCTAACCTTCACACTTCCTGTTAGCCCTTCCTGTAAGCTGCGTACGGGCAAAGCAGACCCAAGGGGACAACTTTCAAGCCATTAGTTTCGCAAATACATATGAAGCCACCCTATCGGTTCTATTGGCATTGCTGTCACTATATTATATACCctaaaagaacagaacagctcACCTCGTTCAATTTGCTCTATATATTAAATACTCTAAAAGAGCGGACCAGCTACCTGGTTCAATttgctatatatatattatatacccTAAGAGTGGACCAGCTACCTGGTTCAATTTGctctatatattatataccCTAAGAGTGGACCAGCTACCTGGTTCAATTTGCTCTATATATTAAATACTGTAAAAGAGCGGACCAGCTACCTGGTTCAATTTGctctatatattatataccCTAAGAGTGGACCAGCTACCTGGTTCAATTTGCTCTACATGTTATATACCCTAAAAGAGCGGACCAGGTCACCTCGTTTAGTTTGTCAGCGAAAGCCGCCACGCTGGGACCGAACTTCTTGACGCCGTAGACAGCGATGATACCGATGCACAGGGCGGCGAGGGTCTCGTGGTTGATCACGTAGATCTCCTTGGAGAGCATGTAGAGCGCCAGACCGGTCCCCAGCATGTAAGGGCCTGGGAGGCGGGGCCAAACACCGTCAGAACACCACTCTCAGAGGAGCAACACAGAGCCCAAAACCACACAGCCCAAAACCACACAGCCTTTCTCCTGCAACTCCCAAGTGCGCTATTCTGTTATGAataacattacaggcatttggcagacgctcttatccagagcgacgaacgacaaagtgcacacccataaccaggaacaagtgcgctgaaaaagTGAAGCAGAGGGAAGTGAATTTTTGTGGTTCGATCGACATCCTGTCAATAGGAAGGAGGGGAAGACGGAAGAGACACAGGAAGACAGGAGTGGGAGAAAGAAGgtgaggagagcgagagagagagaggagattggGAGAAGTATGGGGGGGGCGGTAATGGTTGAGACAGACGCAGGGAGGATGCGAGCGACCGTACGGACCTGTGACTCCGGTCTTGGGGTACAGGAACTGGAAGATCTCCTCGGGGATGATGCCATGGCGAGTCTTGCCTCCCGTCTCAGGCAGCGGGGGGACAGGGGCGAGAGACTGTGGGGACGTGTGCAGCGAGCGAGACGCCTGCACGAGGCTGGGACGCACAGCAGAGAGGGCAGCGGCCATTaagcatgaacacacatacaggagGAAAGGTCCTTTCACAGAGACACTGGATTTACATACACTCCAGCCCTGGGATACGGACATGAGCCACACAGTGCATATCGGTGTGtagtaaatattaaatatcacAAAACCTAAGAGTGTATGAAGGCAGTGTGCAAAAATTATAACCATCAATACAGAGGACATGCCTCAAGTCCAGAATAATGCAGACTATATACAGCTTTGAGTCTGAATCCAATATGGCATCAGATAAATGTTCAATGCAATGCATTTGACGGTATTTACATACCCAGCCCCAAGTGCCCCACTGCTCTTCAGGGACGACGCTGGAAGAAATGGtagaaattaattattatattcACATTAACACGAATGAGAATACTAGGCCATGTGTAAAATGGACAACCCTGACCTTGGTGGAGGAAAGGAGTTTCTACCTAGAAGTTAAGACCTTTAGTTGAGTCTGGGAGTCCAATGATTTGTTAAGGAACTTATGGGTGAAAGCTAAATACATGTGCATGTACTTATGCTGTGGACAAAAATTGCACAACAACGATAATGTCAGCTGTATAAGTTAATTCAGACAATTTGCAATCATTTAATTACAGTGCTTACAATATTGTGACCCATcgagctagctagttaacgtaTTATTACATAAGCTAACTATTAGCACTGTTAGCTATACGACTAGCTACTTAGCTAGCGTCAGAGCCCGTTTTCAACCGGGTAGCTAAGAATGAACGTTAACATTACTACTTGCTAACTAAACTTTATAGTAGCGTGCGTTTTACGTCTACATTTTACTTTCCATTATGACACAGTTAATTCGCTGCTTTAATTGCCTCTTCCAAAACATAACGCTACATTATAATGTACTAACCTGACCTAGCAAGGGAGCCAACAACAGCGGTGACAGTACATCAATAACTGTTGGTCGGCTGGCTAAATTGCCTAACTGATGCTAGCTAAGTCAAATGAAGGGGTATTTCAAACAAGCCAGTAACGTTAGTGCAAGCAGTATAGCTATGTGTGAGAAATGCATATTTGCAAGTTATCTAGGTATCGAAACGGCACTGTATTTCGAAAAGTGTTCAGCAAGTTGATGTTAGCTTGTTAGCAACTAAGCTTACCTACGAGGCCTTTACCCTTCAACTTCACATTGCCCCAGCTAACCAATTTAGCTAGCCTAGCGTGCAAGCCACCTTTGTATTTTGAAAGACAGCAAGCAACTTGACTCAGAATGGACAATCATCAACCGACTCCAAAAAACCTTAAATTCGGATTACCTGAAACGAGCACCAATCTAGACAGCATGACTGGTTATATACACCCTGTGCAATGAATGGCCGTAGTCCGTCGGGTGTACCAGTTTTCGGCCTCTCCGTGCCCTTCTGCAACGAGAGACAAGTATGGCGAGGAAATACCGCGAGACTTCGTTAAACCCACATCCCTGTCGGTCATGTTTATTCATGAACCGTCAACTCAAACGTTCCGCACATCCGTCGATTTTTTACGTTTCTGGAGGAGTAAAGTTGACATAtcacagaatcatactaaacaCTGCACTGCGTTGTTGCTACTGTTGTAGCAACAACGACAACCTGCTGACATTGCACTCgaatggattcaaatactgtatatatatatataccattGTTCCAATATTTTAGTCATAtactagttttatttttatagccaGACTTATTTCCCCACCCTGGGCATATGTGCTGTCATTGTGGATGTATGTTTCTCGAGCATTGAGGTGATGGAAACAGGTATGTTTGGGTGATATTTCTGGATGTCACACTTACACTTATTCAATTGGAGAAAAGTATATTGTGATGATTATAGGATGAACAATTTTGTTATTGAATAAGTGTCATTGTGACCCTGAAGTTTAGCTAAAACCCTAACACTACACTTTGGCATAATCTGGTAACACCAACTCGACATCATTTAGGAATATCAGTGACCACCTGAAGCATGTCTTATCTTTGTAGTCAGGCAAGGGTTAACTGTCATGTAATAAATTAAGAAAACTCTATTTTGCTCTTATAAATCACTAAAGTACTAATAGAAATTGAGTAAGAATTGATTAATGGATTGGTTCAAGTGTTTTagacatttttcaatttttgtATGTCAAATAGTTTTAGGGGAGCGTGGCGTGTAATGTTGCTGTTACAGATTGTAGTTTACAGAGGACTCAGCTTCAAGCATGCCTGCTTTCAGCTACCTCTGTTTTGTACGAGGCACCAGCTTGCTTGTATGAGACACAAAAGCAAATGCCCAAATTCCTTAACTGCACATCTCCAAAGACTAGCACAGAAATGCCAAGGAAGAGGCTGTTTCTAATCTGAATGCCcatctgtgtgtgacacagtttGCAAGCAGGGTGGTAGCTGAGATAgaggaacatgcacacacacacacacaaattgtgGTTTCTTCCATTTCCTGTAGACGCAGCAAGAAGACCCGAGGCTGCCGTTAAAGCTACAGTTTTAACAGAACCCGCCAATTAATGACAAAGGCATGCTCTATGGATATTTTTTCACCGTCTAATTTTCACAGTCTGTTTACCCACAAGGACGAAGACGGCGCTGGACCCAGTCTGAGAGAAGGtaactttcattttgaaaaacagaTACAAGAGGTTTTCCCATTTACAACTAAGGACTGCAGGATGTCTCAATGATTTGTCTTCATTTTGTAGTTTCCTCACGTGTGAGTAGCCTACTTAAACAATTTAAACCACTAGTATTCTGCAATTTGAGCTATGCTTGTGGGCCTACACATACTTTTAAATATTACAGTGAAAAACTTATAATCTTGACTGCTCTGTGCAGAATTTAATTGTAAAATGCACAACAGAAAGAACCAAATATTGAATTCACGATGTCCTGATGGAATGGCCAGCATTTTCATTGAGCATCTTGTTTTGGGGGGACGCATCTCCATTCCCACATCAAGGGGAGTTGCCAGTAGAGGGTTTAAGAGCCTACTTATCTGCTGTGTTCAACAGGATGTACAACAAGAGTAATACTCACACAAAGACATATCCTCTGTAGATGTGTGGAACATTTACACCACTGGTGTCAAATTCAATTTATAGAAAGCTGGGGGGTATTGGGTGAGTTAGTTCATATCTTATTACAGTGTATTACATCGCATGATGAAACCTGAGCCTAAACCTGAAACCTGAGATGTAAAAATCACAGGGCCAGGTCTTGACTGAAATAAACCTTGAGTCACATGTCAAACTGACCAATGGTCATTTTATGACCTTAgaaatatagcaaaaataagATAAGTCTGTCTCTAGGGAACATGCTTTTGCTTCTTGTAGGATATACAGTTGTAGGCTaaatatttgtcttatttttctcattctgtCATTAGCCAGCTACAACTTGCAAGGGAATTCAATTATTGAAGCATTTTTTCCTTGCAAGTTGTCGGTTTTTACAAAGTGGGCTTCATGTTGACTACATGTGGAGCATTTAGGGCcagattcacagacacagattgagtttagtcctggactaaattgagttttctatggagaatctcctttcaaaattgaatttagtctacgACTAcgacttaatctgtgtctgtgaaactggcccatagccTATAAGTAGTTTAAAGTAGCAAATGTTGTACATGTTTCACAATGACCTGTAATTTTGCTGAATTTGACTGACCTGCTTATCTGCAGTGCTTCTTGCCATGTTTCCTGTTGTTGGCTTTCACCTTACCTGAATTCAAAGGTGGGTTTCATATTGTTGGCTGTATTTGCCATGTAGAGTCAAAACTATTTCCACTTTCCGTCGAAGGTAGGTTTCCTTGTTGTGGGTTTTTGCCATTACTATCCAATGTGGGTTTCATATTATTGGCTACATTTGAGACATATAGCCTACAAGTGTTTTTAATGCCAAAGACTGCACAGGTCAAGTTTCCAATTACCTGTAATTTCACTAAAATACAGGTAAAATACTGTTCTTCATATCTGCACTCCATTGTGGGTTGTTGTCAGGATGGCTGAGTGGTCTAAGGTGATCCATTCAGGCCATAGGCTCCCTTGGAGGCATGGGTTTTAATCACACTTCTAACTTTTTTATAACCCAGAAGTTGCACTTCCTGTTGTTCCTGTTGTTTACAATCACAGGTGTGCTTCATGTTCTTGACTATAATCGCCAAATATTGCAATGGAGCGTGTGTTTCCTGTTGCTGGCTTTCACCTTTACATCGAAGGTGGGTTTCATATTGTTGCCAATATTTGCCACATAGagccacaattgttttcacttTTATAACAAAGTTGGTCTTCATGTTGTTGGCTACATTTGGCACAAATAGCTGAAGCTTTTTTCACACCAAACATTGCATATCTGAAGTTTTCAAAGAcctatctttttattttctattcagCTTTTACCATGCTTTCAGGTTGGTCTAAAGTGCTGCGTTCCGGTCCTAGTTTTCTTTGGGGCTGCCTTTCACAGATTTCACACCAAAAAGGTAGACCTTTGTTATCGTCTTTTAACAATCGATGATGACATTCACACTATCGGCAACATACGGCCGAAAAACTGTTTTCATCTTTACAATCGAAAAGATATGTTAAGGTACGGAGGTTTTCTTAATGCTGGCTTTTACCTTCACAATCCAATGTTGTTGGCTAAATTTGGCACATTTCGCCTACAAGTTTTTTTGCGCCCAATGTTGCCCACATCAAGTTTCTGTCATTTGGCAAGCATTTTCTAATCTGCCCTCATGCTGCATGCTGTTTTTGGCATGGTGTCAGGCAGTCTTGGTGCTGTTTTCAGGGGGCAGTCTCCCTGCAAGTGTTGGTTCAAATCCCCCCTTCTGACAGCTTTCAAACTGAGCCGGCTGGCTTTATGTCGTCTGCTTTCAAATGAACAGTCGACGGCTCCATGTATTGCCAAATAAAGCCTACCGCTGTTTTCATGTTTACAATACAAGGTGGGCTTCATTGTTGTCTGCTGTCACCTTTACAATCCAAGGTGGGCTTCATTGTTGGGTATATTTGGAACACATATCAAATGTGTTATGTTCCCAATGATCTGTAACTTTGCTGAGATTGACTGATCCGCATATCTGTGCGGTCTAGATGTGAAGGCTCTGCGACCAGGTCGCTGTTTCCCCTGCTGGCATGGGTTTGAGTCCCACTTCCGACAGTTTTCCAACCAAGAACTTGCACTTCATGTTGTTCTGCTTTCATGTTCCCAGTCGATGGTTGGCTTCATGTTTTTGACTATAATCGCCATAAAGCATGAAATGTGCCTTTCCTGTTGTCGCCTTTCACCTTTACATTGATGGTGGCTTTCATAATGTTGGCTGTATTTGCCACATAGAGCCAAAAGTGTGTcaacagtacagtatgttttagTATGGACATCGTTTTTGGCATGGCCAGCTGGCTTGGCGCTGTGctcagcagtagcagtagcccCTGGAAGTGGGTACATTCTAGAAATATTTGTAtgattattcagtatgcttatagtAGGCTTGATTTAGAATAATAAATGTGGCATGTAAAATTGTTTGACATGTGAACAGGGGTGGGGTATTTGAACAAAAATTGTATCAATAAACCTCAATAAATGGATTAGTAAACTCAATAGCTAATGTAGTTATTTTATACATCTTCCAGACCTGCTTTCAGGACTTCTGCCATGGGGGCGAGAGGGGaaagcaaggagagggaggtgggggggaggggacagGTAGGGGGAAAGGAAGGTAATTTCAGCACAAATCTTGTAACGAGCATACAATAGTATTTTAGATCTCTAAAGACCAATAATATAATTTGGTTACCCTTTGTAACTAACTCCAAACTCCCTTTGGAgtttcctttttggaaaaccacCTACAGAAAACCCACCCACagctgagaaaaataaataaaaaatacagaataCTGCACTCATACATGAATACATGAGTGGGCCACATCCTGTTCCAGATCCAGACCATTTTTGGGCCTTGACTAAATAAAATCATGCAAAAATTGGTCCGTATCTAGGGCAGCCATGGACCGTCATTCAGCTCCGTATGCGTGCTGAGTGAAAGTGGGCTCTATGGGCCGGTGCTGGTCCTGACCCAGCATGCTATGTGGGTAAGTTACCTACGAGGTAACTTTACAGTCAAAGGTAGGCTTAACGTTGTTGGTTTGATCGGCTGGCATGTGGGTGATTGGTATAAATTAAAGGCACAACTGGTTAATCAAGTAaaccagaggtgtccaatcttatcctgaaagagccggcgtgggtgcaggtttttgttttaacccagcagtaacacacctgattatactaatgaactaatcgtggtctttaatcaagaccttgatgagttgaatcagctgtcttagtcctgtgctaaaacaacaacctgcacacacaccagccctttccagataagattggacacccctgaatTAAACGAATAGCCTGATTTTCACTTTGGAACACttttttaacaaaattaaaaaaaaaattttgtaaATAATCCCAAAAACTGTTGCATAGCAAAAACTACAAGGTACATTACTTTCAGTGTAGGCTACTAAAaatgaacatactgtacactagAAGGCCTACTCATTAGCCTGTGTGACAGTTAAGCAGAGGTGTCAAATTCAGGTTCAGAAAGTCCTCCCCAGGATTTtcttccaatcacctggatttgctaattaccGCAATTCTTCAACCAAGAGGTataactaattagtgaaatcaccTGTCTGAGTTCAGAGGTGAAAGAAACATGTAGtggatttttactttctgacccctggattttatttgtcattgaaATCTAAAAATTTCAGTTTCCCCTAGTTTGAATCAGTTTTGATGGAGCAAATTAATGTaatagtgtaatgtaaaaatccAAATGCCAAGGATAAATGTCGTTAGCATTGAATTAAAGATGCCtgtattttaatgattaaaccTCTTCTATCTTTATGTTGATATTATTGTTTTAAATTCATATATT
Above is a genomic segment from Conger conger chromosome 10, fConCon1.1, whole genome shotgun sequence containing:
- the atp5pb gene encoding ATP synthase F(0) complex subunit B1, mitochondrial, encoding MLSRLVLVSASSLKSSGALGAGLVQASRSLHTSPQSLAPVPPLPETGGKTRHGIIPEEIFQFLYPKTGVTGPYMLGTGLALYMLSKEIYVINHETLAALCIGIIAVYGVKKFGPSVAAFADKLNEEKVAKAQEVKDLAMNSLSEAITEEKKEQWRVEGRGMLFDAKRNNVQMLLETNNRERLHMVTNEVKKRLDYQIALQHLNHRLQQEHLVNWVEKSVIGSITPQQEKESIAKCIADLKLLAKATQAKATV